The DNA sequence AAAAGGTTGTATGCAGCCCATTCTCGACACCCTAAATTATTTAATCTGTCAACACATTCCACTATACTCTACGATGCTATAGCATCGTACCAGTGAGTTGTATTACCCACCCAGTTTTTCGCGTGTTGTATGTAGTTGCTAGGTGCATGaagatatttatatatacatacaccggTTTCCCAATGAGTCACCCACAAAGCGCCGACAAAATCCTAGTACCCTTTACCTGTTTTCTCCACGGTTCAAGGAATACACCACTCATATAGTAGACTCTGACCAGTGAAGACAGCTGTGTAAGCGCCGTCACAGGTGGGTTCAGACACAGAAATACAGCTCGAAACCTACATGTGACTGCAGAGTGTCACTTCACAGACGCGTCCCTAACATTACGTTTCTTAAAGAGACAGTGACATCTATTCCATTTTGTCTAAGGAATTGTAAAGACGCTATGCGTTAAATACGCAGCACACCGATGACGTTAATTTTGCAGACTGTAAGTCATGTCAGTAACAGCAAGTTTATTATATTTAACGTTATGGATTATAAACTATAATTCTACCAACATCACCACACCAAATTTTCCATATCCCGATCTTGCATCTTTGTCTGTGATCATTACTGTAAATAAGTACTGAATTCTCATTAGTCTTGACAGAATACAAATTATAGGTCAAGGTGTAACGTATTCAAATTTGTGAGAAAAAGTTTCAGACAAAGTACTAGGGTTCCAGTTTTGCTCTCAGTGTAAAATGTGTTCttttgttttggttttgttGTATTCTTGCAATAATATgggaataatgtgatttttttttgtttaataagcTGTACTCTTTTGTCCAGAGTATAGAAAATGTCAATATTGTATTAATTTCTCAGTTCAGTTTCAGACTGGCACGTAATATATGGGAAATGACCATGAAGAGGAAGATGACAACCATCACTAAGGTAGACAGACTCAGTTATCACACATTAACATGACAATTGGAAGCCCAAAGCCTCAGAATTACAAGGCTGGAGGAAAATTATGTCACCAGGAGTCAACCATGCCCTGACACTGCATAAGAGCATACATAAGAATTATCTCTACATGTGGAACAGTAACTACCAACGTGATATTTTTGCAGAATAAGTGCAATTTCAGTCAAATCTTAggattaatttcattttaataaaacATCTGTAGAGGAACTTTCTAGCGTTTGGTGATTAAAAAAACCTCAAGTCATATGTGTTTAAAAAAGTTCTTAGAACAATACAACAGTGCTTACTGTGGCAAAAAAGAACACATACACAGAGTGGAAGTACAGTTTAAGTGAAATCAGAATCAATGCGTCTGGCCTTCTACTCTGCAGGCCTGAGTGTGCCGATGACATCAGCATAGGGGGTATCCTGGTGGAGCTCCAGCATTCCCCGTTTCTTCAgcaccagcaggcagaagaaggTGGTAGCAGCCATTGTGCGGTTACACCCCTTGCACAGCTCATGCAGGCTGAACACAGTACTGCCACTACTCTGCTGATTCTGCTGACAACGATAAAAGGACAGCTTTGCACACGAGACCCAGGAGGACATGACTGGGCTGATCTGACTTGGATCTGAATAGTGAGATTTATGTTACTCGTGCAAATGATCCACAAACTTTATTTGTAATGTCATTAACAGTTTTAATGCATGTTTTCCCAGTTTTCCCCCATATATAAGTGCAACATATTATTTGCATAACTGACGCAGCATCTTACTATTTTTGCTTATTtataaagctttataaagttgTATTTATGCTAATTACATCAAGTGCATTAGCTTGGTAAATGAACTAGCATACATTAGATATAAGGTTAAATAACAGTACATGTACATGTAGTGTCAGTATTGTGGCAAAGTCATACGAAATAATGTTCAAATCTatcaagcaggcaaggcatatTAAAGGCATATTTTTTAGGCCTCACTTCTACCACCTGCAATGTTCTATACACTTTTTTTTATTCACTTATTATTTCTCTGGAGAAAACTATTTTGCTGGTAGTCATGCTGCTGAGCAACAAAAATGCCCCCTTGAGGAATAGTAAAGCTATATCTTATCTTTAAGGCGTACAGTCATTGGGAGGAAGCAGTCGGACAGACATTATATTGGCCTATCTTCCTACTGTCTAATTTAACTTACCCCTTACTTTAAAATTTCCAACTCACAATTTCTGTTTACATCTCTATCCCACAAGATTTGTGGGTTATTTTCCGAAAGGCTAAGAACCAGTTGTCCTTCTTCCTTTTTGTTTAAACACTGGCTGATAACAACAGAATATGAATTGCTATGTATTGGTACAAAGGTACCTTGAGATGCCCTGCAGCTATTAAGCTTATAACAGGGTTGCAATTGCACTAAAGTTCTTCTTGAAACAAGAAGAAAATTGTCAGAGAAATAGATGTCGTGGGATCTATTTTTGAAAATCATTTAGCTACAATAGACCATTGttcttatataaaataagttctTGACCAAAAGTCAACTGTGTTTTGCTGCACTTTTGTGGAGAAGTACCTCCAGAAGCAACATAAATCCTGCTGATGCACCATGCCTTTTAGAACTGCAAGCTTTACTTAGCTTATTTAGTGTCAAGAAGGCAAGGATTGCGACAAATGTGACTTACCAGCTTGCCACAATTATAATACTTAAATCAAATATCTAAATTTAGAAATCCAGTCTGAACCCTCTATTTTAACAAGTTAATGGAGTACTGTGTGAACTTTTTCTCTTTAGCCAGTAATTCTCAGTAATTTACTtcattatttgtatttttcctCCAAAGTTCCTGAACTCACAGCGGAATATGTAGTTTAGTAAAACTGACAGATATACAGAGACTGCTTCAAACTACAATAAACAAACTAGTAAATCATGATTGTTTTATGTTGAGATCAGTTTTTCTAACAAAGTCCCATAGCATATCCTGCAGAACAAAGGATGCTTCTGACAAATTCACTTCATGTTAAACATCTACACAGTCTatatcaggggtctccaactccggtcctggaggtcTACCGTCCAGTGGGTTTtgtatcctacctggcttctgatgagtcacacctgttctcaggtaaatatcaggaacagatgtgactcatcagaagccaagtggaacagaaaacctactgaatagtagctctccaggaccagagttggagacccctggtctaTATTATAACTACTGCTAAAGTGAATGTGTACATCCATCCTTTAAATACTGCAGGGACCCTTTTCTTGAGTCATCACTAAACTTTTCTGAGAAGGTCATACAACTGGATTCCAAAACCCTAAAAGGCTCCCTCATCTAACCAAAGGAATGTGCCGAAGAACTACAAGAGTGCTAGATTATAACGTTTCACACCCTTACTCTGAGGAAGTGTAGTAGGCGATGTGTCCTGTGGTTCATCATCTTCTCCTCAAAATCTTGACTGTTCACTGTAGACTGCTCCGGCCAAtcctaaacaaagaaaaacaaaaacattcagGGTATATGTGTAAAGAAACATTCATGTACCTCTTGTGTGTGTCACTAGTTGAATCCTTCAGTGATGCAGACAGAAATGTGACACAGTACCTGGGTATGACTTGAGTCTGGCATATTTGGAAGCAGTACTTCAGATAGCATTTCTGGGAATGTGAATTCTGTCCTACTTTCTTCCTGTGACAGAAAGACAAAATCAAGTAAAAAGACAAGAGAAAGTAACATGTGGATATGTGAGTTGAAAGACAAATAGAGAAACACAGTAGTGATGTTATATTTTCCAATTACATTCATGCTGTTGCATTGTGATGGAGATGAGTTGTGCTCTTCAGAGGCGATCAGAGGCAGGTGATCAAGGCTATGTTTGGTGGAGTCCAGATCCAAAATCCCTGATAGGAGGCCGGTGTTTTCAGCAGCCAGCATGCTTTCATTAACTCCTGAGGAAAACACAAGGATGAGGAAAGAGGGATTATGAGTCAAATAATCATGCAAGTCAGTAAGACAGGTCGATCGGCGATACATTTCCAGTCTATCGTGACTACCAACCCCGCTGACTAGCCAAAAATTAACCAAGGGGGATCCCCCTAATTCAGCAAAAACTATCAAAGGGGACTCCTCCTTGGTCGGCAACATATACCATTGTGACTCAGCAGTTTCCctggttattttttttgtaaaagtcGCTCTCAATGCAAAACAAAGTTGGAAACCACAGATATAaatcagtttatttatatagtacgtaatgcattttaatgacaAAGTGCAAATGCATGGGAATGGAGTTTTATGGTACGCTGTCTATTTTGATAGGATCATAAGAAAAAAGCAATAAATAAGCCTCACCTGACTGGTCCCTCATCTCCTCCcagtcttgctccctgtctctcCGGCTTTTCCACCATTCAATTGACATCATATTGCTGGGAAATAGCTGTCAAAACAGGCAAGGCTGCTCTACCATACTGCATCACTACAGACtactttttattaaacaaaagtaACTCATTTAATATGTACACTCAGTGGACACTTTATTAGGCATGCCCAAACAGTACAGAACCACTTCAAGGGCTTGCAGATGCACTTAAGATACCTTTTTGTGCACCACCGTTTTACTGAGCTGTTGTCTTTGCACCTGTGGTCTTCCTGTGAGCTGACAATTATCCTCTGACCACTCTCATTAACAAGATTTATTCCCCCACTTACCTGCTGCTGActgaatgtttttttgtttaccaCACAGTATTATTTAAACTGTAAACACTGCAGTACACGAAAATCCCAGAAGGGTAGCTATTTCTGAGATGCTAGAACCATCACATCAGACAGGAAATCAGATcaatagtcctgtgtgctgtatgtatTCATTGCAGCCATATGATTTGTTATTTGGAAGAACTGGTTGTTTGGGTAAATAAGAGGTACTTAAAAAGTTGCTATTGTGTATAAGAATGTGCATAACACATAGAGCATGTTTATATTTAGGGTAAACAGGTGAACAAAATCATTTGCAAATGTATAAAGGTGCATTTATTTTCTGTAGATTTGAGAAAGGTTCTGCTCACAGGTGTGAACAGATAAAGTAATTCATTTTTGGGTTATTGTTTTAAGTAAACATCATTGGCATGGCCCAGTAAGGGTGTTGACATCTTAATGGCAGCTGACTGTTACCTGTTGGAGTTGTGGGTGTATAACAGGCACACAGAGATGGCAGAACAGTCTGTgcacccctccagtcatcttccACTCCATGAGCTGACGTGTGGGTGGTGCTATGCTCAATGGCACCAGGAGGTCGGAGCAGTCTTCAATCTGTCTGCGAATCGCCTCGTTAGACAGCTCCTTCACAGAATCCACCAGTAGCCGTCTTTTGGATTTCCCCCTTTTCCTTTCTGTTGAGGCTACAGGCAGAGCAGGCCAGATATTAAATGGTGCGATAGTTAAAACCAAGGGTACAAGCCAGCCAGCTCAAAGACAGGCGCTAGGCTGTATATCGGTTTAACCACAAGCCACCAAAGATGGACTCGCTACTATACTTagcctttttaaaaaaattaaaaaaaggtgTGAGACCAAAGAATAGCTTTCATTAATAATTAAGGGAGTGAGCAAGAAACCTGGGATGATATCCTGACTTTTCTGCCTGTGGAGACACACTCACAGAGGACAGACACTGGTTCAAGTGCAAACGCCTCCTCCTCATTCTCCAGCAGAATGGTCTCACTGACAGCAGCATGTTCTTCGGCAGCCTCAGATCCTGTCTCctggtgctctgctgctaacATTCCACAAACAACCGTTTCCGTAAGCCACAGTGGAATTGGGACTAGAGTGACATGAATATTTGTCTTTCTTAATTGCTTTATTGTAAATTGCATTAGACTCCGTGTTTCCCATTTTGATAAAAGACACAGTCCCATAATATCTTTAGCataaatgttttgttttacatttcACAGGTTTAAATGGCTTCTATTCTAAATAAAGAATACTCCACAGACACTggatgtcttttcctgttttccTCCGGCTCATTTATTTCTGAGCCAGCTGGGTTCTTGTACCTGCCAACTAATAAAAGGTAACGTGAGCAAATTTTACCATCAGCAGAGGCCACCCAAGGCTAAAAGGAGAATCTTAGGAGCTTTTTAAAGTAGGCTTTGTGCAGTGAGTGCagaacagtgtgtgtgtgtctatgtgtgcacAAGGAGTGCACAGGGCAGCAAAGCCTGAGAGTTGAGAAGAatgtaaaaagaaaaacggcCACCAGGATGCTGTCACGTCAACCATTCAGCTGCATCCTTTGACAATGCACCTTATCTGTAAAACTCGCTTGAAATTCCCTCACAAAAatatatacacatttatttttgtctgtgTATAAATTTAACCTTCTTTCGGCTCAGCAGTCGGAGGTGGAGCTGCTGGGACCTCATTGTTCAAGCCAACTGAGAAAACGTCCATGGGCATGGCATCCTCATTTGAATTCACCATCAAATCTACAGGAAGAACAACACCTCAAACAGGTCAGGATCCTTCTAAAACAAAATCAGTTTTCAACCTTCCTTAAACCAGAGACCcccaaattaaaaaaagaacacAAGAGACCGCCACCACTAAAGAGTGATCACTTAGGTAATTCGGAATTTAGGACTGTGGGGAAGCTTTCCTTCACATAAAGACGATAAATGTACAGAAAACATTTCTCATGAGAATGACAGCTACCTAGAAGGGTGAAGTCAGTGTCCTCATCCCCAAAACCATCGCATCTGGGAGCCAAGCTGTGGAAGCTTCCATCAAGTATACTGCCTTCCTGAAAATTAGCCTCATCCCCTGCCCAGCAGtgaaatacaaaacaaacacagacTCTAAGTGAGAAAGAATAGGTGGATCAAGCAATAAAAGATCCATCAATATCATCAAATTCATACATTTGAAATCATGGGAAAACACAATTGTTAAAACTAAAAGTAAAAAGCATACAAAATTTTCTTACCAAAATCAGACTCCAGTACATGGAAGCTACTTCCATAGTCCTCTTTCAGGGTAATGTCCTCTGTCTTGCACTGGTTGAGTGTGAAATGATCTGTAAAGTCTATATCACTGATAGAAGTGGGACAAATAAGCTGCTCTGACTTTCTAAGAGGACAAAATCAAACATCACAAGCGATCCCTCCATGTTATTCAAGCTTAGAATCCAGTTACAGCTGAAAAAATATGTACCAGAAAGGCCCAGGAGACCATGTGACATAGATACTGGTTGCATGActtaaaattaaaaatcaagCCATTTTAGATAGAAACATTCTCAGTGTTGGGTAGCTTTACTCTGGATATACTGGTTTTCTTCCATCCCAAATGCATCCAGGTAGATGAACTGGTATTTCTGAATTCACCCATagtgtgtgtgaatgcatgtGCCCTTTAATAGACAGGCATTCTTGGAAGCTTGGAAGATGGACAGATCTATAGAGCAACTGAACAGTAACTAATAATTAAGCTGATTCCCACAGGAGAGTCTTAAAGTCTTAAAGTGAAATGTATGTAATGTATTAAACAAGATTATAAGGTGTGTGAAGTATGCAGAATATGTGAAGAGTGAGCACCTGATATTGGGCAGCTGTAACTCAAAATCGGTGAAATCCTCTGGCAAGGTTATGGCTTTAAATGAAGCCTCCAGACTCTCACTGGGTAAAtctgtctgccctgtgatgtggATGGGAACATCATCCATGTAAAATTACATTCAAGGATTCTGAGGGGTTTCTAATTGCTGTAAGCTCTTCAACTTTGATTATATTTCTATGTGTCAATATAAAgtagacaaataaaaaaataccccCCTCCAAAATGTAAGAAAAGAAATATGTTTCAAGCACAGTAGCTGCGCCTTTATAATACATGGACTTCATAGGTGTTGAAAGTGCTTTCCAACCTATATGTGCCATATCTAGTTTGGAAGAGATGTTTTTGTGTCTCACATAAAGGAAAAGGCCATTATACCCTTAAACACAGTAATTAACCAGAAATGCTTCAGTGAAATATATAGCTGTTGGAAACAGTGATTTGAACAATCCCAGAGAAAACATCtaacaaccaaatgtaattagGCATTTTTTAACCACATTGTTATATCAAAAAGTTTTATATTTTGCTACAGGTAATGCATTTATGAAGTTCACTTCCACCAGATAAGATATAAAACCTGGACGAAAGGCCACTTTGATTTTCACGACAGCATCTGTGCAGTCAGATAGGAGGTACTTTGCCTTCCGAAAGTATATCCGTACCACCCCCAGAAGTAGGTGACCAGATATCCTGAGGCCAATTATAACCTGTCAAAATAATGCAAAACGTcacaaaaaataacaaaattatAGCTAATACCCAACTGTTATTACCAATAatacaaataaagaaataatgagTGTTATGGTGGCATATAACATATCTTCTCCCTAGTTAAT is a window from the Brienomyrus brachyistius isolate T26 chromosome 8, BBRACH_0.4, whole genome shotgun sequence genome containing:
- the rad21l1 gene encoding double-strand-break repair protein rad21-like protein 1 isoform X3; translated protein: MFYTQLFTLKRGPLARIWLAAHWEKKITKMHVFECNLEATIKDIISPEVIIGLRISGHLLLGVVRIYFRKAKYLLSDCTDAVVKIKVAFRPGQTDLPSESLEASFKAITLPEDFTDFELQLPNISDIDFTDHFTLNQCKTEDITLKEDYGSSFHVLESDFGDEANFQEGSILDGSFHSLAPRCDGFGDEDTDFTLLDLMVNSNEDAMPMDVFSVGLNNEVPAAPPPTAEPKEAEHQETGSEAAEEHAAVSETILLENEEEAFALEPVSVLSSTERKRGKSKRRLLVDSVKELSNEAIRRQIEDCSDLLVPLSIAPPTRQLMEWKMTGGVHRLFCHLCVPVIHPQLQQLFPSNMMSIEWWKSRRDREQDWEEMRDQSGVNESMLAAENTGLLSGILDLDSTKHSLDHLPLIASEEHNSSPSQCNSMNEESRTEFTFPEMLSEVLLPNMPDSSHTQDWPEQSTVNSQDFEEKMMNHRTHRLLHFLRQNQQSSGSTVFSLHELCKGCNRTMAATTFFCLLVLKKRGMLELHQDTPYADVIGTLRPAE
- the rad21l1 gene encoding double-strand-break repair protein rad21-like protein 1 isoform X1, with amino-acid sequence MFYTQLFTLKRGPLARIWLAAHWEKKITKMHVFECNLEATIKDIISPEVIIGLRISGHLLLGVVRIYFRKAKYLLSDCTDAVVKIKVAFRPGQTDLPSESLEASFKAITLPEDFTDFELQLPNISDIDFTDHFTLNQCKTEDITLKEDYGSSFHVLESDFGDEANFQEGSILDGSFHSLAPRCDGFGDEDTDFTLLDLMVNSNEDAMPMDVFSVGLNNEVPAAPPPTAEPKEAAEHQETGSEAAEEHAAVSETILLENEEEAFALEPVSVLSSTERKRGKSKRRLLVDSVKELSNEAIRRQIEDCSDLLVPLSIAPPTRQLMEWKMTGGVHRLFCHLCVPVIHPQLQQLFPSNMMSIEWWKSRRDREQDWEEMRDQSGVNESMLAAENTGLLSGILDLDSTKHSLDHLPLIASEEHNSSPSQCNSMNEESRTEFTFPEMLSEVLLPNMPDSSHTQDWPEQSTVNSQDFEEKMMNHRTHRLLHFLRQNQQSSGSTVFSLHELCKGCNRTMAATTFFCLLVLKKRGMLELHQDTPYADVIGTLRPAE
- the rad21l1 gene encoding double-strand-break repair protein rad21-like protein 1 isoform X2, encoding MFYTQLFTLKRGPLARIWLAAHWEKKITKMHVFECNLEATIKDIISPEVIIGLRISGHLLLGVVRIYFRKAKYLLSDCTDAVVKIKVAFRPGQTDLPSESLEASFKAITLPEDFTDFELQLPNISDIDFTDHFTLNQCKTEDITLKEDYGSSFHVLESDFGDEANFQEGSILDGSFHSLAPRCDGFGDEDTDFTLLDLMVNSNEDAMPMDVFSVGLNNEVPAAPPPTAEPKEAAEHQETGSEAAEEHAAVSETILLENEEEAFALEPVSVLSSTERKRGKSKRRLLVDSVKELSNEAIRRQIEDCSDLLVPLSIAPPTRQLMEWKMTGGVHRLFCHLCVPVIHPQLQQLFPSNMMSIEWWKSRRDREQDWEEMRDQSGVNESMLAAENTGLLSGILDLDSTKHSLDHLPLIASEEHNSSPSQCNSMNEESRTEFTFPEMLSEVLLPNMPDSSHTQDWPEQSTVNSQDFEEKMMNHRTHRLLHFLRNQQSSGSTVFSLHELCKGCNRTMAATTFFCLLVLKKRGMLELHQDTPYADVIGTLRPAE